In a genomic window of Mycolicibacterium neoaurum VKM Ac-1815D:
- a CDS encoding type II toxin-antitoxin system HicB family antitoxin — protein MSNHYTYRAEWSAEDDEYVGLVAEFPSLSWLAPTAAEAVAGAAELVDGILADMDKSGETPPKPLTERRYSGNLSFRTSPAQHRKLAIEAAEQGVSVNQLLIYKLASKTAVAPAAVADMSSVIAEASRACTALPVIAGIQSKVIEQARAAIPDSVTASTVDYLIENPAMKELMAANVTAWVQSVSEKLREAGKEEEVATLLIIPTGKSVHTG, from the coding sequence ATGTCGAACCACTACACCTACCGAGCCGAATGGTCGGCCGAGGACGACGAGTACGTCGGCCTCGTCGCGGAGTTTCCAAGCCTGTCCTGGCTGGCACCCACCGCGGCTGAGGCCGTCGCCGGCGCCGCCGAGCTGGTCGACGGAATCCTCGCCGACATGGACAAGAGCGGTGAAACCCCGCCTAAGCCGCTCACCGAGCGGCGCTACAGCGGCAACCTGTCGTTTCGCACCAGCCCGGCCCAGCACCGCAAGCTCGCCATCGAGGCGGCCGAGCAGGGGGTTTCGGTGAACCAGCTGTTGATCTACAAGCTGGCATCGAAGACCGCTGTGGCGCCCGCGGCGGTGGCCGACATGTCTTCGGTAATTGCCGAGGCCTCCCGAGCTTGCACGGCCCTGCCGGTAATCGCGGGGATTCAGTCCAAGGTGATCGAACAGGCGCGTGCAGCGATTCCCGACTCCGTCACCGCGTCGACAGTCGACTATCTCATCGAGAACCCAGCCATGAAGGAACTCATGGCTGCCAACGTGACCGCGTGGGTTCAGAGCGTTTCCGAGAAGCTCCGGGAGGCCGGCAAGGAGGAGGAAGTCGCAACCCTTCTCATCATCCCCACCGGAAAGTCCGTTCACACGGGGTGA